From the Drosophila willistoni isolate 14030-0811.24 chromosome 2L unlocalized genomic scaffold, UCI_dwil_1.1 Seg168, whole genome shotgun sequence genome, the window ATGTCAAACAACAAGGATTAAATCCAACTATCTTTGAACTGTCGGACAAAATTGGAGGAACTTGGGTGTACAATGAGAAGACAGGAAGCGTTAATGGCATCGATGTACATAGCAGCATGTACACCAACTTGCGGTAAGTTTTCCCCTGTATTCGtagaattatatatttaactctTAAAGTGTTATTGTTGTGCCTGACCACACGACTCCTCAACAAGCGATacaatcaaattaaaataattatttttattatcaaCGACAAACATTGCCTAGACCCTGCCACTTGTTATTCTTATTATCTGTGACTATttgccaaaacaaaacatttctGAAGTTCAACAGTGTGTTTAATCTTGGTCAGCGACAATAGCCAAATCAAAGTAGGCATGGCCGCACTTTAGTTGAGAGCCCTGGGATGGAAATGTTACAAGTCTAATCGACCCTTAACATACATTCCCTTCATTaccatatttttgaaaatgctTGGTACAAACAACCTGTCTTAAATTTTGACTTCcttcaatatacatacatttaagttttgtaattatttttttctagaaCCAATTTGCCTAAGGAGATTATGGGGTTTCCAGACTTTGAAATTGGGGAGAATGAAAAGTCCTATATAAAATCTGAGGAAATTCTTGATTTCTTAAATCAATACGCCAATCATTTTCAATTAAGAAATCATATCCGATTCAATTCCTATGTTATTCGAATCTtggaaaaatgtaaaaaatggCAGGTAAgtttaaaaaagaataaattgtCTTGATTCCCGATTACTTACTAATAATTAACATATGAAGATTAGGAGCAAGAGCTCCTTCCAATAGGAActattttaaactaaaaattctattttaaattataGGTGCTGGTTAAAAATGTCGTAACTAATCAAATGGAATGTcaatattttgattatgtaATGGTGGCAAACGGTCACTATCATACGCCAAATTATGTTCAACTTAAGAACGGTCACCTATTCCAGGGAGAATATTTGCATAGCCATGACTTCAGACATAATGAACGATTTAGAggtaaaaaggaaaacactttttttaaaaacatttaaatttctaCAAACATTCTTTTAGATAAGACTGTCTTAGTTATCGGTGCAGGACCAAGTGGCATGGACTTGTCAAATATTATATCGAGATCGGCAAAGAGAGTTTTTCTTAGTCACCACTTGGAGGGAATTGAAAATACaaagttttttgaaaatgttacCCAAAAACCAGATGTAAGAGAATTGGACGAAGCTGGAGGCTATTTTGTAGACGGATCATATGAGCAATTCGATACAGTATTTTTCTGTACTGGCTTTAAATATGCTTTCCCCTTCTTAACTGTCAACTCTGGAATATATGTTGAAGACAATTATGTCCAGGTGCTTTACAAGCAGTGTTTGAATATTAAGAATCCTACAATGGCCCTCATTGGACTGCCATTTTATGTGTGCGCCGCGCAAATGATGGACTTGCAAGCTCGATTCGTTCTAAGCTATTTTACTGGCAAGAACGAGTTACCCTCTGTAGAAGATTTGAAATTGGATACGAAAAACAACATGCGGAAACTCTGGGAAAAAGGATGCAGAAAGAGACATTCTCACATGTTAGGATCCAGTCAGGTACAAATGTTTCCCTAATTACTTACTTGTCAGTATATTAATCGAGAACTCTGTGCTTTCTTTTTAGTTTGACTATTTCACTGAGCTGGCGGAAACGGCTAATGTAAAAAATATTCGACCTGTCATGGCAAAATTGCATAATGAAAGCAGTAATTGCTTTAACGaaaatttattacattttCGCGAGGATATCTTTAGACTTGTTGATGACGAAACATTTGTTAAAATAAACTAATATTGTTTGTCTATATTacataaggaaaaaaaagatgatacaaaaaatcttttcatttcaaattatCAAAAATTGGACAGGGCACAACAATTTGTAAAGGGTAAAAATTCTTTATTAGTTTGAAAACGACGACAAATTTCAcgcaattaataaaatatttggtaTTTTTTCTTAAGTCTTTGGTAGTTTCTTTATCTCACATATGGCTATAAGGTAATGTGTCAATTGTTCAAAGACTTTTGGTATTTCTcacaaacatttatattttattttgcatgcAGCACAATGCAATGGAAACCTTGTACTACTTACAAATAATAGATGCAGCTAATGGTTACATACAAATCTTCTAGACATTTAGATGCCAGTAGCCCAAGTCATAGTAAAGAATCATATTCTAGACAGAGAA encodes:
- the LOC6641084 gene encoding senecionine N-oxygenase encodes the protein MNVCIIGAGTAGLCCARHVKQQGLNPTIFELSDKIGGTWVYNEKTGSVNGIDVHSSMYTNLRTNLPKEIMGFPDFEIGENEKSYIKSEEILDFLNQYANHFQLRNHIRFNSYVIRILEKCKKWQVLVKNVVTNQMECQYFDYVMVANGHYHTPNYVQLKNGHLFQGEYLHSHDFRHNERFRDKTVLVIGAGPSGMDLSNIISRSAKRVFLSHHLEGIENTKFFENVTQKPDVRELDEAGGYFVDGSYEQFDTVFFCTGFKYAFPFLTVNSGIYVEDNYVQVLYKQCLNIKNPTMALIGLPFYVCAAQMMDLQARFVLSYFTGKNELPSVEDLKLDTKNNMRKLWEKGCRKRHSHMLGSSQFDYFTELAETANVKNIRPVMAKLHNESSNCFNENLLHFREDIFRLVDDETFVKIN